DNA sequence from the Parasphaerochaeta coccoides DSM 17374 genome:
GGCCGAACATTTTCAAATTTCACGATCTACAGTTCGTCAAGCTTTTCGAGAGTTGACCGATGAAGGGAGTATCATTCGTCATAAGGGCAAGGGAACAATGACGGCTCCCAAAAAATATAGACAGGATTTTTTGTATGTCCTTGAAAGTTTTAATGATGAAATGTTACAGAAAGGACTGAAGCCTTTCACCAAGGTATTGGATTTATCTCTGCATGAAGCATCTCAACAGGTCGCTGCGGGACTCAATATCGTTCCCGGATCTTCTGTCATTCGGTTGGTACGGACGCGGGGAGTGGATAAGCATCCCATGGTCATCGTGACGACATATCTTCCCAATACATATGGACTGGAAGCCTTGTTGCATGAAGATTTTGAAAATAATTCTTTGTATAAAATCTTAGAAGATAAGTATCGCCTTCCTATAGATAAAAGCAAACGTTTTCTGGAAGTCCGTTTGGCGGATGGATGTGAGGCAGAACAGCTTGGCATTCCTTTCGAGTCCCCCATACAGTACATTGAAACAATTGCATAC
Encoded proteins:
- a CDS encoding GntR family transcriptional regulator produces the protein MRNTFFYGKKLNKSKTFPLYYQLKMLLREFMAFEDSFAMFPTEKELAEHFQISRSTVRQAFRELTDEGSIIRHKGKGTMTAPKKYRQDFLYVLESFNDEMLQKGLKPFTKVLDLSLHEASQQVAAGLNIVPGSSVIRLVRTRGVDKHPMVIVTTYLPNTYGLEALLHEDFENNSLYKILEDKYRLPIDKSKRFLEVRLADGCEAEQLGIPFESPIQYIETIAYSLNDAPVEFSCASYRGDLSCFRIEIKKQVHNSTG